A genomic stretch from Erysipelothrix sp. HDW6C includes:
- a CDS encoding ATP-dependent helicase: protein MDYIQGLNKEQKEAVLTHNKHVRVIAGAGSGKTRVLTTRIVHLMKDRGYYPSKICAITFTNKAANEMKERMERMDPEALRVHTSTIHSLCVRILREDFEALNLVRNFTILDTSDQQSVLREAYRRFEYDRKDLTYREVLSYISNNKIADVTYTHAHTLAGSNYHEQKKANVYEFYVKRLKELFALDFDDLLIVVNKLLKENEGVRQKWQRRFNVVLVDEFQDVDHIQYGIIDSLVGKDNELYVVGDPDQTIYTWRGANVDFIVQFEKKYPDSETIVLNQNYRSSQHILDKANRLIENNKDRPKKDLFANKENEFEVHYESLEDPESEAYWVARKIDELKDETGSYLNTAILYRSNYLSRSLEKSLIARQIPYVIYGGLRFYDHAEIKDMMSYLRMVTHSDDLALRRSIAIPRRGIGDKTLDTISDQAEMRGLTMFESMCLDVEQGQATPKVRKYVELILEFKDIASESSLEYTMQYVLKHSGLLEHFEKLQELERLENIKELVSDGINFQNNYENGTLEEYIQMVSLYGDKAEVVEGDYVRLMTVHAAKGLEFENVIIMGVADNVFPNKNSIQEGTGGIQEERRLMYVAITRARERLFVTNNTGYSFVTSGYAKPSRFIREMGLEKEENVFADAEPMVSLKQQAHESLASFESQAGFSQRSANFKKSDVVVHDEFGEGIVIRVEDETMRVAFNFPYGTKTISRKFKGVRKKGEMS from the coding sequence ATGGATTATATACAAGGTTTAAATAAAGAACAAAAAGAGGCCGTGTTGACACACAATAAACATGTTCGCGTTATAGCGGGAGCAGGGAGTGGGAAGACACGTGTTTTGACGACGCGTATTGTGCATTTAATGAAAGACCGTGGGTATTATCCATCGAAGATTTGTGCAATAACTTTTACGAATAAAGCAGCAAATGAGATGAAAGAGCGGATGGAACGCATGGACCCTGAGGCCTTGCGTGTTCACACTTCAACAATTCACTCACTGTGTGTACGCATTCTGCGCGAGGACTTCGAGGCCTTAAACTTAGTGCGTAACTTTACGATTCTTGACACTTCAGATCAGCAATCAGTATTGCGAGAAGCATACCGACGTTTTGAGTATGACCGCAAAGATTTAACATATCGTGAAGTCCTTTCGTATATTTCAAATAATAAAATAGCAGATGTAACGTATACACATGCGCATACACTAGCAGGTTCAAATTACCATGAACAAAAAAAGGCGAATGTTTACGAATTTTATGTTAAACGTTTAAAAGAACTTTTTGCTTTGGATTTTGATGATCTCTTGATTGTGGTCAATAAGCTTCTCAAAGAAAATGAAGGCGTACGCCAAAAATGGCAACGTCGTTTTAATGTTGTTCTTGTGGATGAGTTCCAAGATGTTGACCATATCCAATATGGCATTATTGACAGCTTGGTTGGAAAAGACAATGAACTCTATGTCGTTGGAGACCCTGACCAGACAATTTATACATGGCGGGGTGCTAATGTTGATTTCATTGTCCAATTTGAAAAAAAATACCCCGATAGTGAGACAATCGTCTTGAACCAAAACTACCGTTCAAGCCAACACATTCTTGATAAAGCAAACCGACTTATTGAGAACAACAAAGACCGTCCAAAAAAGGACTTGTTTGCCAACAAAGAAAATGAATTTGAGGTGCATTATGAAAGCCTTGAGGATCCCGAATCTGAAGCGTACTGGGTGGCACGAAAAATTGATGAGCTGAAAGATGAAACAGGAAGTTATTTAAATACGGCGATTTTATATCGTTCGAACTATTTATCCCGTTCACTTGAAAAGTCATTGATTGCCCGTCAAATTCCTTATGTTATTTACGGTGGGTTGCGATTCTACGATCATGCAGAAATTAAAGACATGATGAGTTACCTTCGTATGGTGACTCACAGTGATGATCTTGCACTCAGACGTAGTATTGCCATTCCGCGTCGTGGAATTGGAGATAAGACTTTGGATACAATTTCTGATCAAGCAGAAATGCGTGGCTTAACAATGTTTGAAAGCATGTGCTTAGATGTTGAGCAAGGACAGGCTACGCCGAAAGTTCGCAAGTATGTTGAACTCATCTTAGAATTTAAAGATATTGCCAGTGAATCCTCATTGGAATATACAATGCAATATGTTCTAAAACACAGTGGACTCTTGGAACATTTTGAAAAACTTCAAGAATTAGAACGTCTTGAGAATATAAAAGAACTCGTGTCCGATGGAATCAACTTCCAGAACAACTATGAAAATGGAACTTTGGAAGAGTATATTCAAATGGTAAGTCTTTATGGGGATAAAGCTGAAGTTGTCGAAGGGGACTATGTTCGTCTGATGACAGTTCATGCTGCAAAAGGGCTTGAGTTTGAAAACGTGATTATAATGGGAGTCGCTGATAATGTTTTCCCAAATAAAAATAGTATTCAAGAGGGAACAGGTGGTATTCAAGAAGAACGCCGCTTGATGTATGTTGCGATTACCCGAGCACGAGAACGTCTTTTTGTGACCAACAATACTGGTTATAGTTTTGTTACAAGTGGGTATGCGAAGCCATCGCGATTCATTCGCGAAATGGGACTCGAAAAAGAAGAAAACGTGTTTGCAGATGCTGAACCGATGGTATCGCTAAAACAGCAAGCACATGAGTCGCTCGCTTCATTTGAGAGCCAAGCTGGTTTCTCACAACGCAGTGCGAATTTTAAAAAGAGCGATGTCGTTGTTCATGATGAATTTGGTGAAGGGATTGTAATCCGTGTCGAAGATGAAACGATGCGCGTTGCATTTAACTTCCCCTATGGGACGAAGACAATATCCCGAAAATTTAAGGGTGTCCGTAAGAAAGGTGAGATGTCATGA
- the ligA gene encoding NAD-dependent DNA ligase LigA produces MIEKRILELRKQLHQYNYEYHALDKPTIADTEYDQLLHELVTLENENPEFYDANSPTQKIGGEIAEGFTKVSHRFPMYSLGNAFSLEDLQEFDARVRSQFADVEYIVELKIDGLAMSIDYEDGQFTQAVTRGDGSVGEDVTANLRVINSVPLRLNEDVDVTVRGEVFMPVSSFTHVNESRREMGEALFANCRNAAAGTMRQLDASVVRSRGLDGFWYTLVNARELGISSQSEALAFLKKIGFKVNPEYRQFATIEAVYERVQEIEAMRDVLGYDIDGAVIKVNQFAIQDALGFTIRTPRFAIAYKFKAEEVKSVVEDIFVTVGRTGKITPNAKLLPVQISGSLVSYATLHNEDYITNKDIRVGDTVIVRKAGEIIPEIVSVDVNGRDGTQVPYVFPTQCPVCHEHLVRFEGEADHYCVNVDCPAKIAEALVHFASRDAMNIDTLGERRVYQLHEAGLLKTIPDIYRLHTRIEAMEVLDKMGSKSVEKLLAAIEASKQNSVEKWLFGLGIRHVGAKTSSLIAAHYGSIQNIMKATVEELLTIDEVGTVIAESVTGFFEIDANRHLVEELVDMGLNPEYTQRVTSAKFAGMKFVLTGTLTTMGRSDAKKLIEAQGGDVVGSVSAKTDVVVYGDSAGSKLTKAQELGITTWTEMQFLEEVNA; encoded by the coding sequence ATGATTGAAAAAAGAATTCTTGAATTAAGGAAACAACTCCATCAATACAATTACGAGTATCATGCGCTCGATAAGCCAACAATTGCAGATACTGAATACGATCAATTACTTCATGAACTGGTGACACTCGAAAATGAGAATCCGGAGTTCTATGATGCGAATTCGCCGACTCAGAAAATTGGTGGTGAAATTGCCGAAGGGTTCACCAAAGTATCCCATCGTTTCCCGATGTATTCTTTGGGCAATGCTTTTTCACTTGAAGATTTGCAAGAATTTGATGCGCGTGTGCGCAGTCAGTTTGCCGATGTTGAATACATTGTTGAATTGAAAATCGATGGTCTTGCAATGTCGATTGATTATGAAGATGGACAGTTCACCCAAGCAGTAACCCGAGGTGATGGATCTGTTGGTGAAGATGTAACGGCCAATTTAAGAGTGATAAACTCTGTTCCGTTGCGCCTCAATGAAGATGTTGATGTTACAGTTCGAGGTGAAGTGTTTATGCCAGTATCATCCTTCACCCATGTGAATGAATCGCGTCGCGAAATGGGGGAAGCACTTTTTGCAAACTGTCGAAACGCTGCTGCTGGAACGATGCGTCAATTGGATGCATCCGTTGTACGTTCACGAGGTTTGGATGGTTTCTGGTATACGCTTGTGAATGCGCGAGAATTGGGAATATCCAGTCAATCAGAGGCCTTAGCATTTTTGAAAAAAATTGGGTTTAAAGTAAATCCTGAATACCGTCAATTCGCGACAATTGAAGCAGTCTATGAACGCGTCCAAGAGATTGAAGCCATGCGAGATGTTCTGGGTTATGATATTGATGGTGCAGTCATTAAAGTAAATCAATTTGCAATTCAAGATGCACTGGGATTTACAATACGAACGCCACGTTTTGCGATTGCTTACAAATTTAAAGCAGAAGAAGTAAAGAGTGTTGTTGAAGATATTTTTGTTACAGTAGGCCGTACGGGGAAAATCACTCCCAATGCGAAGTTGTTGCCGGTACAGATATCGGGATCACTTGTAAGTTATGCAACATTACATAATGAAGACTATATTACAAATAAAGATATCCGCGTCGGTGATACAGTTATTGTACGAAAAGCCGGCGAGATTATCCCTGAAATTGTAAGTGTTGATGTCAATGGACGCGATGGTACACAGGTGCCTTATGTCTTTCCAACACAGTGTCCCGTTTGTCATGAACACCTCGTTCGCTTTGAGGGCGAGGCAGATCACTATTGTGTAAATGTCGATTGTCCAGCAAAAATTGCCGAGGCCTTAGTACATTTTGCTTCACGTGATGCCATGAACATCGATACATTGGGTGAACGACGCGTCTATCAACTCCATGAGGCGGGGCTTCTCAAAACAATTCCTGATATTTACCGCTTGCATACGCGCATTGAAGCGATGGAAGTACTGGACAAGATGGGATCGAAAAGTGTCGAGAAACTCTTGGCTGCAATTGAAGCAAGTAAACAAAATTCAGTTGAAAAATGGTTGTTTGGTCTTGGGATTCGTCATGTTGGGGCAAAGACATCAAGCCTTATTGCAGCTCATTATGGAAGCATTCAAAACATTATGAAGGCGACTGTTGAGGAATTGTTAACAATTGATGAGGTAGGAACAGTCATTGCCGAATCGGTAACTGGATTCTTTGAAATCGATGCCAACCGCCATCTGGTTGAAGAACTTGTCGACATGGGTCTAAATCCTGAATATACACAACGTGTGACATCTGCAAAATTTGCGGGAATGAAGTTTGTTCTCACAGGAACACTAACAACCATGGGTCGCAGTGATGCAAAGAAATTAATCGAAGCACAAGGTGGGGATGTTGTTGGAAGTGTCAGCGCAAAAACAGATGTTGTTGTTTACGGTGATAGCGCCGGATCAAAACTCACAAAGGCGCAAGAATTAGGAATTACAACATGGACTGAAATGCAATTCTTAGAGGAGGTGAATGCATGA
- a CDS encoding CamS family sex pheromone protein, with product MIKKIGLAVIILAVLTGCTPTAEEANPDEPQTSVISGNKGDYSIISPFVTSPLRTTYAQGFRETDVLEIGRRLQDKSKEYFAPSSYFVSEGSVLDETRYNELTRRRSDSNPFGLNPASEGEPLVDQIYDEKGEVTGEVTIPKPYFVSDITELTFHKDKNRKEVDGVSFALVLDRYQVLDNGSYHYLSDDTFYRLANDYIAVQFEAYLRNRVPGLEETPIMIAFYVQDSAADMGNIVDNAPGKFVPGHYIAHGYYKDQRESGTLTRDNEQWLLLNSTEASTQLPQSYGNFSVFKRKIANYFGDENIGVIGMAFVVDGKIQQYQIEVNTGSKTQLELYGITQYLSSIVTELDSSDVPITVNVKLYQNTRAVINYTPGQTPVTTFVY from the coding sequence ATGATTAAAAAAATAGGACTTGCCGTAATCATACTCGCAGTACTCACAGGGTGTACACCGACGGCTGAAGAGGCCAACCCTGATGAACCGCAAACATCGGTAATTAGTGGAAATAAAGGAGATTACTCAATAATCTCTCCTTTTGTAACGTCACCCTTGCGAACAACATATGCACAGGGATTCCGCGAGACAGACGTTCTTGAAATTGGAAGACGACTTCAAGATAAATCGAAAGAATACTTTGCGCCAAGTAGTTATTTTGTTTCTGAAGGAAGTGTCTTGGATGAGACGCGCTACAACGAACTTACCCGTCGACGCAGCGACTCCAATCCATTTGGATTGAATCCTGCCAGTGAAGGCGAACCCTTAGTTGATCAGATCTATGACGAAAAAGGTGAAGTTACAGGTGAAGTAACGATTCCAAAACCATACTTTGTCTCAGATATCACCGAATTGACATTTCACAAAGATAAGAATCGTAAAGAAGTTGATGGCGTGAGCTTCGCGTTGGTTCTTGATCGATATCAAGTCTTGGATAATGGATCCTACCATTATTTATCCGATGATACTTTCTACCGACTTGCGAATGACTACATTGCAGTTCAATTCGAAGCGTACTTAAGAAACCGCGTTCCTGGCTTGGAAGAAACACCCATAATGATCGCGTTCTATGTTCAAGACAGTGCTGCTGATATGGGTAACATTGTTGATAATGCGCCTGGGAAATTTGTTCCGGGTCACTACATTGCACATGGGTATTATAAAGATCAAAGAGAGTCAGGGACTTTAACCCGTGATAACGAGCAATGGTTACTTTTAAACTCAACAGAAGCATCAACGCAACTTCCACAGTCATACGGAAATTTCTCGGTGTTTAAGCGAAAGATTGCCAACTACTTTGGCGATGAGAATATTGGCGTTATTGGTATGGCGTTTGTCGTTGATGGAAAAATTCAACAATACCAAATTGAAGTCAACACTGGTTCAAAAACCCAATTAGAGCTGTATGGCATTACCCAATACTTGAGCAGTATTGTCACAGAATTGGATTCCAGTGATGTGCCCATTACGGTTAATGTTAAACTTTACCAAAACACACGTGCTGTGATTAATTACACACCGGGTCAAACACCGGTAACGACATTTGTTTATTAG
- a CDS encoding aspartyl/glutamyl-tRNA amidotransferase subunit C — translation MKSLDKDTITKLASDLMLELTDTETAQIEKDAVLFAQQVAALHHIDTAGVTPMSYPFEEETQWLRDDVANHVISQELAFENAPRIEGDYFEIVKVVNK, via the coding sequence ATGAAATCGTTAGATAAAGATACAATTACAAAACTTGCATCTGATTTAATGTTAGAACTTACTGACACTGAAACAGCGCAAATTGAAAAAGATGCTGTGCTTTTTGCACAGCAGGTTGCAGCCTTGCATCATATTGATACTGCAGGTGTCACGCCGATGTCTTACCCTTTTGAGGAAGAAACACAATGGCTTCGTGATGATGTCGCCAATCATGTGATTTCACAAGAACTGGCGTTTGAGAATGCACCACGCATTGAAGGTGACTATTTTGAGATTGTGAAGGTGGTTAATAAGTAA
- a CDS encoding amidase family protein, whose amino-acid sequence MNTKIDELKKINASLNAVVSFVEPNLGGTGKISGWDIALKDNFNMVGTLTTASCNLLSNHKSIYNAHAVDRMLAEGAVVLAKTSMDELGMGGTNLSAVTGPVKNPYDATRISGGSSGGSAALVGARAIRVAMGSDTGDSVRKPAAFCGAVGVKPTYGRISRYGVIPYASSLDHVGYFTQNIADAAVMLEVLAGRDDRDMTSSFAPVDTYSENLTMDLKGKRIGVFKSVHDTISNTAFTDAFAAFAKHVEAQGAILVEKEMDLELLRAVLPVYSVISNSEAVANHANLDGVRYGLSQDGETLEEIMKRTRTNGFSSMIKKRFVYGAYALDDIHQEEVFNQAKRVRRVIVDAYRSLFADVDAMVVLASGQIAPKIEGPFMDESSDEYLIAENHMVINNFAGFPSLTLPLGLVEGMPIGLNVTTLPFTESTMFAYAHEFEKLINWKGAF is encoded by the coding sequence ATGAATACAAAAATTGATGAACTAAAAAAAATAAATGCATCACTAAATGCAGTCGTAAGTTTTGTAGAACCCAATCTCGGGGGAACAGGTAAAATATCCGGATGGGATATTGCACTTAAAGATAATTTCAACATGGTTGGCACATTGACAACTGCAAGTTGTAATTTATTGAGTAATCATAAATCAATTTACAATGCCCATGCGGTTGATCGCATGTTGGCTGAAGGTGCTGTTGTTCTTGCAAAGACATCAATGGATGAACTTGGGATGGGTGGTACAAACTTATCCGCAGTAACTGGACCTGTTAAAAATCCATACGATGCAACCCGCATTTCAGGTGGATCTTCAGGTGGGAGTGCGGCGCTTGTTGGTGCTCGCGCGATTCGTGTTGCAATGGGTTCTGATACGGGTGATAGTGTTCGCAAACCGGCCGCTTTCTGTGGTGCGGTAGGAGTGAAACCGACATACGGTCGTATTTCGCGATACGGTGTTATCCCATACGCATCCTCTTTGGACCATGTTGGATATTTTACACAAAATATTGCCGATGCTGCGGTCATGTTGGAAGTCTTAGCAGGGCGTGATGATCGTGATATGACAAGCTCATTCGCACCTGTTGATACATACAGTGAAAATCTTACGATGGATTTAAAAGGAAAACGTATCGGTGTGTTTAAAAGTGTTCATGATACCATCAGTAACACAGCGTTTACCGATGCATTTGCTGCTTTCGCAAAACACGTGGAGGCACAAGGTGCCATCCTTGTTGAAAAAGAAATGGACTTGGAATTGCTGCGTGCAGTACTGCCGGTTTATAGTGTCATTTCAAATTCAGAAGCTGTTGCTAACCATGCAAATCTTGATGGTGTGCGTTATGGATTATCACAAGATGGAGAAACACTCGAAGAAATCATGAAACGTACACGAACCAATGGATTCAGTTCAATGATTAAGAAACGCTTTGTATACGGTGCGTATGCTTTGGATGACATTCATCAAGAAGAAGTATTTAACCAAGCAAAACGTGTCCGTCGCGTTATTGTTGATGCATACCGCTCATTATTCGCCGATGTTGATGCGATGGTAGTATTGGCGTCAGGTCAAATTGCACCCAAAATTGAAGGACCCTTTATGGACGAATCCAGCGATGAATATCTCATTGCTGAAAATCACATGGTTATCAATAACTTTGCAGGATTCCCAAGTTTAACATTGCCTTTAGGTCTTGTAGAAGGAATGCCAATTGGTCTGAATGTTACGACCCTTCCATTTACGGAATCAACCATGTTCGCATATGCTCATGAATTTGAGAAACTTATTAATTGGAAAGGAGCCTTCTAA
- the gatB gene encoding Asp-tRNA(Asn)/Glu-tRNA(Gln) amidotransferase subunit GatB — MNYEAVIGIEIHCELKTETKMFSGAPLGYGQRPNTAINEIDISMPGTLPQVNKQAVAHGVKLAQALNCDIDTLVRFDRKNYFYSDLPKGYQITQQFYPLGRDGLFNILVNDDIKTVRINRLHMEEDTAKQFHEGENTLIDFNRAGTPLLEIVTEADFRTGEEAAAYVDALRLLVVYLGISDGRMDEGSLRCDVNISIRPVGQEAFGTKVEIKNLNSISNVQKSIEYEIKRQTEVVESGEAVITETRRFDEKHQSTVSMRVKESVVDYRYFVEPNIAPIRLGAGIMDQQEIELPVARIMRYNESLGLSMYDASVLVKNKELTDYFELLIQDTSEYKLVVNWLTQDILSVLDKKEGRPFEVWIQPKYFIELIDAIKTDTISSKQAKEVFAKMVEGESPKAVIEKSGMVQINDEPTILAWIEEALEANPQVIDDYRNGSNKSLKFVVGQVMKLSKGQVNPRIANELVVRTLDKKI; from the coding sequence ATGAATTACGAAGCAGTGATTGGAATTGAGATTCATTGTGAGCTCAAAACAGAAACTAAAATGTTTTCCGGGGCACCCCTTGGATATGGACAGCGTCCAAATACGGCAATTAACGAAATTGACATTAGTATGCCAGGAACCCTTCCTCAAGTTAACAAGCAAGCTGTTGCACATGGTGTGAAACTTGCCCAGGCTTTGAATTGTGATATTGATACACTGGTACGGTTCGATCGTAAAAACTATTTTTATTCAGATCTTCCTAAAGGCTATCAAATCACGCAACAATTCTACCCGTTAGGTCGTGATGGATTGTTTAATATTTTGGTTAATGATGACATCAAAACAGTTCGCATTAATCGCCTTCACATGGAAGAAGATACGGCCAAACAATTTCATGAAGGTGAAAATACGCTGATTGATTTCAATCGCGCTGGAACGCCTCTTTTAGAAATTGTTACGGAGGCTGACTTTAGAACTGGTGAAGAAGCAGCAGCTTACGTTGACGCATTGAGGTTGTTAGTGGTTTATCTGGGAATATCGGATGGTCGCATGGATGAAGGATCGTTGCGATGTGATGTTAACATTTCAATTCGGCCCGTGGGTCAAGAAGCATTTGGTACAAAAGTTGAAATCAAGAATCTCAACTCAATTAGTAACGTTCAAAAGTCAATTGAATACGAAATCAAACGTCAAACAGAAGTTGTTGAAAGTGGCGAAGCAGTCATTACAGAAACACGTCGTTTTGATGAAAAGCATCAATCAACGGTATCGATGCGTGTGAAAGAATCGGTTGTCGATTATCGCTACTTTGTAGAGCCCAACATCGCTCCAATTCGATTGGGAGCAGGGATTATGGACCAACAAGAGATTGAGCTACCAGTCGCTCGTATTATGCGTTACAACGAGTCTTTGGGTTTGAGTATGTATGATGCCAGTGTTTTGGTAAAAAACAAGGAACTTACAGACTATTTTGAACTGTTAATTCAAGATACATCGGAGTACAAGCTCGTTGTAAACTGGCTGACGCAAGATATTCTTTCGGTTTTAGACAAGAAAGAAGGTCGCCCATTCGAAGTATGGATTCAACCCAAGTATTTTATCGAGCTCATCGATGCCATTAAAACAGATACAATTTCGTCAAAACAAGCGAAAGAGGTTTTTGCGAAAATGGTCGAAGGAGAATCTCCAAAAGCAGTCATTGAGAAGTCGGGCATGGTTCAGATTAACGATGAACCAACAATTCTAGCGTGGATTGAAGAGGCGCTTGAAGCCAACCCACAAGTGATTGATGACTATCGTAATGGTTCAAATAAATCCCTTAAATTCGTTGTCGGTCAAGTTATGAAGTTGTCGAAGGGTCAAGTAAACCCTCGCATCGCAAATGAACTTGTTGTGCGTACGCTTGATAAGAAGATTTAA
- a CDS encoding O-antigen ligase, with translation MMNPLRIHMQRVISTLKEYQLFLLIFMLFLPNYLMYPALIVGGVFIFYELIKYRDVKWSFIWLLVVYVLIVAWLNNNVLGIVAGLFLLYLIAYVAAIKRRMTPRNYMKLQYYIVWSSLFNFFFIFIRFRPQWFEDILAAIMKFLNIGHLPAWQLPYYGQGYFRAYSTFDNPNFYAFILLIVLLVCFNQLQFQLTFKNYKLFSFYAGAFIINTYALLLTGTRSILFALAIGLVVIILVQRKWLQLKILILLGALAGIFILTNPSVFPRFMQVAEHSSIRFNIWENALHQINKEPLWGKGLLTYAFLFDNTHAHNIYIESFLSLGVVGTMLLVAFVMERFYDIYKNAYYLDYPLALSLMAAFFLYGIFDVPIYYFQTSLLFVAVFCIPNRNNSTS, from the coding sequence ATGATGAATCCATTACGCATACACATGCAGCGCGTGATCAGCACTCTTAAAGAATATCAATTGTTTCTTTTGATTTTCATGCTGTTCTTGCCAAATTATCTCATGTATCCGGCACTTATAGTTGGCGGAGTTTTCATATTCTACGAACTCATCAAATATCGTGATGTAAAGTGGTCATTTATTTGGTTGCTCGTTGTGTACGTATTGATCGTAGCGTGGCTCAATAACAATGTTCTGGGAATTGTTGCAGGATTATTCCTTTTATACCTTATTGCCTATGTAGCCGCCATCAAGCGTCGTATGACGCCGCGAAATTACATGAAGTTGCAGTATTATATTGTTTGGAGCTCGTTGTTCAATTTTTTCTTTATATTTATTCGTTTTCGACCACAGTGGTTTGAGGATATCCTGGCCGCTATTATGAAGTTTTTAAATATTGGACATTTGCCAGCGTGGCAACTACCCTATTATGGTCAGGGATATTTCCGTGCTTATTCGACATTTGATAATCCGAATTTTTATGCGTTCATTCTGCTCATTGTATTGTTAGTTTGTTTTAACCAATTACAGTTCCAACTTACCTTTAAGAATTACAAACTATTTTCATTTTATGCAGGTGCTTTTATTATTAATACCTATGCATTGTTACTGACGGGAACACGATCAATCCTTTTTGCTTTAGCAATTGGTCTTGTCGTCATTATCCTTGTCCAAAGGAAGTGGCTCCAGCTGAAGATACTAATCCTTTTGGGTGCGTTGGCAGGAATCTTTATCCTAACCAACCCATCTGTGTTTCCGCGGTTTATGCAGGTTGCAGAGCACTCATCCATACGCTTCAATATATGGGAAAACGCATTGCATCAAATTAACAAGGAACCTTTATGGGGTAAAGGGCTTCTAACCTATGCATTTCTCTTTGATAATACCCATGCTCACAATATCTACATCGAAAGTTTCTTAAGTCTTGGTGTTGTTGGAACAATGCTTCTTGTGGCGTTTGTTATGGAACGGTTTTATGATATCTACAAAAATGCCTACTATCTTGATTATCCATTGGCTCTCTCATTAATGGCAGCATTCTTCTTGTATGGAATCTTTGATGTACCAATCTATTACTTCCAAACAAGCTTGCTATTTGTTGCTGTATTCTGCATTCCAAATCGTAACAATAGCACTTCATAA